GGAGATCGCGGCGATCGAAACGGTCTCGCGCGAGACCGGCGAAAAGGTGCTGCTGCGCGAGATCGCCACGGTCCACGACGCCTTCGAGCAGGACCAGACGGCGGGCTACAGCGGCGGCAATCGCGCGATCGAGCTGCAGGTCGAGCGCTCCACGACGGCCGACACGCTGGAGACGGCGGCGATCCTGGAGACCTATCTCGACGAAATCCGCCCGACGCTGCCGCCGACGCTCAAGCTCGAGGTCTACGATGTTCGCGCCTCGAGCCTCGTCGATCGCATCAACCTGCTGGTCAAGAACGGCCTGTCCGGCCTGGTGCTGGTCGTCATCATCCTGTTCGTGTTCCTGAACGCGCGCATCGCCTTCTGGGTCGCCGTCGGCGTGCCGACGGCGATGATGGCGACCCTGGGCTTCATGTGGGTCACGGGCCAGTCGATCAACATGATGTCGCTGTTCGCCCTAATCATGTGCCTCGGCATCGTGGTCGACGACGCCATCGTGGTCGGCGAACATACCGCCACGCGCTACGCCATGGGCGACGATCCGGTGCTGGCCGCCGAACGGGGCACGGGCCAGATGATGTGGCCGGTGATCGCCTCGGTGCTGACCACCCAGGTCGCCTTCTTCCCGCTCACCATGATCCGCGACGTCGTCGGCCAGATCATGGGCGCGCTGCCGCTGGTGGTGATCGCCGTGCTGGTGGCGAGCCTTGTGGAGTGCCTACTCATCCTGCCCGGCCATCTGCGCCACAGCCTGACGTCGATGCGCGCCGAGCCCGGACGCTTCCGGCGCGCCTTCGACGCCGGCTTCGCGCGCCTGCGCGACGGGCCCTTCCGCAGGCTGGTCGCGCTGTCGTTCCGCTGGCGCTACACCACCGTCGCCCTGTCGCTGGCCAGCCTGATCCTGGCGGCCGGCCTCATCGCCGGCGGCCGCGTCGGCTTCCAGTTCTTCCCGACCGCGGAGCCGGAAAACATCACCGCCCGCCTCACCTTCGCCGCCGGCACGCCGGAGGACCAGGTGATCGCCGGGGTCGAGCAGGTCGAGGCGGCCTTGCGCAAGGCCGAGCTGACCCTCGCCCCCGAGGACGAGACACTCGTGGTCGCCACCTTCGCCACCGTCGGCCGGTCCGGTTTCTCGCGCGGCATGAACTTCGCCGAGGTCGACGCCCAGCTCACGGTCTCGGAAAAGCGCACGGTGCGCACGAGCGACATCACGACGGCCTGGCGTCAGGCGATGCCCAGCATTCCCGGCCTGGAGACGGCGACCATCTCGGGACGGCGCGGCGGACCGCCCGGCCGCGACATCGACATCCGGCTGACCGGCGCGCCGACCGAGGTGCTGAAACAGGCGGCGCTGGAAATCCGCGAGGTCGTCGGCGGCTTCCCGGGCGTCTCCGCCGTCGACGACGACCTGCCCTACGGGAAGCCGGAAATCGTGATGACGCTGACGCCGCGCGGCGCGGCGCTCGGCTTCACCGCCGAAAGCGTCGGCCAGCAGGTTCGCAACGCCTTCGAGGGCGCCATCGCCCGGCGCGTGCCCGCCGGCGACGAGGAGGTGACGATCCGGGTGCGCCGGGTGCAGGCGGTGCCCGGCCTCGCCGCGCTCGGCAACCTGTCGCTGCGCGCGCCCTCCGGCGAGTTCGTGCCGCTGTCGGAGATCGTCAATCTGACCGAGAAGCAGGGCTATGCGATCATCCAGCGCATCGACGGGGCGACGGCGGTCTCGGTGACCGCCGATGTCGACCAGGACGTCACGACGAATGTCGAGCTCGTCAGCGCGCTGGACGCCGGGCCCCTCGCCGCGGTCACGTCCAGGTACGGCATCAGCTACCAGTTCTCGGGCCGCGAGGAGGAACGGGCGCGGTCCTTCGAGGACCTGCGGTTCGGCGCCGTCATCTCGCTCGGCGCGATCTACCTGATCCTGGCCTGGGTGTTCGCCAGCTACGGCCGGCCGCTGGCGGTGATGATCATCATCCCGTTCGGCCTGACCGGCGCGGTGATCGGGCACATGGTGATGGGCGTGCCGCTGACCATCCTGTCGATGATGGGCCTGCTCGGCCTCTCCGGCATCCTGGTCAACGATTCGATCATCCTGGTGTCGCGCCTCGACGAACGCCTGTCGACGGGCGAACCGTTGCCCGACGCCGCCGTCAGCGCCTCCTGCGACCGCCTGCGCGCGGTGCTGCTGACCTCGCTGACGACGATCGGCGGCCTGATGCCGCTCCTGTTCGAAACGAGTCTGCAGGCCCAGTTCCTGATCCCGATGGCGGTTACGCTGGTGTTCGGCCTGGCGGTGGCGACCTGCTTCGTGCTGTTCCTGGTGCCGGCGATCATCGGCATCGGCGACGACATAGCGCGTGCCGGCGGTGCCTACATGCGGCTGGGACGGCGCCCGACCGCCACGCCGGCGGAGTGACGCGTATCCCGACCGTGGTTCGCGGCGCGCTCCCACCCCTGAGGGTTTCGGCGTTTCGGGCCCTCGGCCCTCATCCCGAGGCGGCGGCGACGCGGCCGTCTCGAAGGATGAACGCGATCACCGCCGCCAGAACGCCGGGATGAACAGCACCAGCACAGTGAAGACCTCCAGGCGGCCGATCAGCATGGCGATCGCCAGCAGCCATTTGGCTCCGTCGGGCAGCGGCGCGAAATTGCCGGACGGGCCGATGATCGGGCCGAGCCCCGGCCCGACATTGGAGATGGCGGTGGCGGCGCCGGAAATCGCCGTGATCGAATCGAGGCCCATCAGGCTCAAGGCCACGCTGATGACCGCGAAGCTGGCCAGGAACAGGAAGACGAAGCTGAGAACGGCGGCGGAGACGTTGTCGGGTAGCGGGCGGCCGTTGTAGCGCTTCACGAACACGCCGGACGGGTAGACGATCCGCCGGGCATGCTGACGGATGTCCTTGAGCAGCACGACGACGCGGAACACCTTGATGCCGCAGGACGTCGAGCCGGCACAGCCGCCGATAAACGTCGCCGACAGGAAGATGCCCGCCGCCAGCGGCCCCCAGGTGCCGTAATCGACGGAGGCGTAGCCGGTGCCGGTCATGATCGAGGTGACGTTGAAGATCGCCTCGCGGAAGCGGATGGCGCCGGCATGCACCGTCTCCTGGTCCTCGGACAGCCAGGCGAGCACGGACAACAACAGCAGGATCAGGAAAAAGGCGCGCACCTGCTCGTCGCGGATCATCACCAGCGGCCGGCCCTGAATGGCGCGCACATACAGCAGGAAGGGCAGCGATCCGGCGATCATGAAGACGACGCTGACCCATTCCACCGCCGGCGACGCGAACGCGCCGATGGAGGCGTCGCGCGAGGAGAATCCGCCGGTGGCGACCGTCGTCATGGCGTGCATGACGGCATCGGAGATCTCCATGCCGGCAAAGCCGTAGGAGATCGCGCACAGTCCCGTCAGGCCGACGAACAGCGCGGTGAGCGATCCGGAGATCTGGGCGGCGCGCGGCAGGATCTTGTCGGGGGTGTCGAAGGCCTCGGCCTTGAACAGCTGCATGCCGCCGATCTGCAGCATCGGCAGCACCGCCACCGCCATGACGACGATGCCGAGACCGCCCAGCCACTGCAGGAAGGACCGCCAGAACAGGATGCCGGGCGGGGCGTTGTCGAGCCCGACGATGACGGTCGACCCGGTGGTCGTCAGCCCGGACATCGCCTCGAAGAAAGCGTCCGTATAGCTCATGTCGAGGCGCGACCAGGTGAACGGCAGCGCCGCGAAGGCGGCGGCGACCACCCAGACCGAGGTCGTCAGCACGAACGCCTCGCGCAGGCCCAGCCGCACCTTCGCGCCCCGGCACGTCACCCACATGGCGATGCCGATGAACACGGTGATCATCGAGGAGGCGAGGAAGACGACCCAGTCGTCGCTGGCGAACAGGACGTCGACCAGGGCGGGCAGCAGCATGGCGCAGCCGAGCGTCGCCAGCAGCACGCCGATGACAAGAAAGATCGGTCGGAAATCGAGCAACGGTTACCGCTCAGTCGAGGAACAGCGATCGGGTCAGTTGATGGTCGGTATGACGCCCGGACTGTCAAGCGAGAAAGCGGGAACCTCCGCAAGGAAACGGTCGCCGGCCATGGTGCGCATTTCGTAGGTCCCCGACATCATGCCCGACGGAGTCGCGAGCGGAACGCCGCTGGTATAGCGGAAGGAGTCGCCGGGATCGAGCACCGGCTGCTCGCCGACCACGCCGGGGCCCTGCACCTCGAAGGTCTTGCCGAGCGCGTCGACGATGCGCCAGTGCCGGTTGACGAGCTGCACCGTCTCCGCGCCGGTGTTCACGATCTCGATCGTGTAGGTCCAGAAATAGGCGCCGGCCTCCAGGGCCGAGCGTTCCTCGCTGAACGCCGGCTCGACCGTCACCTCGATGCCGCGGGTCGTTGCTCGATACATGGGCACGATATTAAGGCCTGTGCGGGAATTGGCCATGGCCCGGCGGCGGACCGGGCACCGGTTTGCGCCCGGGTGTGGCATGTTGGCCAGCCCGGTGGGCTTTCTAGACGGCCGCCGCCGCCCGCGCCAGGTCGTTCTCCAGGTCGCGCGGGTGCTCCAGACCGACCGACAGGCGCAGCATGCCGTCGCCGATTCCCAGCGCCGCGCGCGCCTCCGGCGTCAGACGCTGGTGGGTGGTGGTCGCGGGATGGGTGACCAGGCTCCTGGCGTCGCCCAGATTGTTGGAGATCTTCACGATGTTCAGCGCGTTGGCGAAGCGGAAGGCGCCGGCCTTGCCGTCCTCCACCTCGAAGGCGACCATCGGACCGCCATTGGCCATCTGCCGGATCGCGACGTCGACCTGGGGATGGTCGGGCCGGCCGGGATGGATGACCTTGCGGATGCCGGGCTGGTCGGCAAGGAAGGCGGCGATCCGCACGGCGCTGGCGCAATGCCGCTCGACGCGAAGCGCCAGCGTTTCCAGGCCCTTGAGCATCACCCACGCGTTGAACGGGCTCAGCGAGGGGCCGGTGTGGCGGTAGAAGTCCTTGAGCTCGTTGGCGATGAAGTCCTCGCTCGACAGGATCACGCCGCCGAGACAACGGCCCTGCCCGTCGATGTGCTTCGTCGCCGAATACACCACCACGTCCGCGCCCAGTTTCAGCGGCCGCTGGCCGAGCGGCGTGGCGAAGACGTTGTCGACCACCAGCCGTGCCCCGGCGTCGTGGGCGATCGCGGCGATGGCCGCGATATCGAGCACGTCGAGCGTCGGATTGGTCGGCGTCTCCAGGAAGAACACCTTGGTCTCCGGGCGGACCGCCATCGCCCACTGGTCGAGATCGGTGCCGTCGACCAGGGTGCAGGACACGCCGTAGCGCGGCAGCAGGTCCTCGACGACATAGAGGCAGGAGCCGAACAGGGCGCGGGAGGCGACGACGTGGTCGCCGGCCTTGAGCTGGCACAGCAGCGCGGCGGTGACCGCGGCCATGCCGCTGGCCGTCGCCCGGGCCGCATCGGCGCCCTCGATCAGCGCCATGCGCTTTTCGAACATGGCGACGGTCGGGTTGGCGTAGCGCGAATAGACGAATCCGTCCACTTCGCCCTTGAAGCGGGCTTCCGCCGCCTCGGCGCTGTCGTAGACAAAGCCGGAATTGAGGAAAACCGCCTCCGACGTCTCGCCGAAGCCGGAGCGCACGGTCCCGCCATGGACCAGCAGGGTGTCGAGGCCGAGGGTATCCTCGGACGCGGTCAGGGGATCAAAACGTTCGTTCATTGCCGTCCTCCAACGGGAGGGCCGGGACAAAAAATCCCGATGGCCAAATGGCGCACCGGGCTCTTCGACCCGGCCTTTTAGCGATTTGTTTTACGTGGCTGCAAGCCGGCCGGCCCAAATCACCACGAATGAAGGGGACTACGTATCGCCGTGACGCCTTGGCGTCAAGCGCCGGCTCGGCTAGTACCTGACGGACGACACAACGGACAGGGGCGCCGGCGATGGGCGAAACGGGCGAGAACACCAACACGGCGGCCAGCGACCGGGCGCCCGGCATCCTGCCGGCCGAGGCGATCCGGCGGCTGGTCGACAATCGCCAGGTCATCCCCGGCGGCGACCTTGCCGCCGACCAGATCCAGCCGGCGAGCCTCGATCTCAGGCTCGGCCGCACCGCCTACCGGGTGCGCGCCAGCTTCCTGCCCGGCCCCAACCGCACGGTGCGCGACCGGCTCGACCTCCTCGGCCTGCACAAGATCGACCTGACCCAGGGCGCGGTTCTGGAGACCGGCTGCGTCTATATCGTGCCGCTTTTGGAAGAGGTGCGGCTGCCGGCCCATCTCGCCGCCGACGCCAACCCGAAGAGCTCGACGGGACGGCTTGATATCTTCACCCGGGTCATCACCGACAACGCCCGGGCCTTCGACAAGGTGGAAAGCGGCTATCACGGGCCGCTCTATCTGGAGATCAGCCCGCGCACCTTCCCGATCCTGGTGCGGACCGGTTCGCGGCTTGCCCAGATCCGCTTCCGCCGCGGCCATGCGCTGCTGTCCGACCACGAGACCCTGGAACTGCACGAGGCCGAACGGCTGGTGGATTCGGATACGCCGGATATCACCGGCGGTATCGCCGTCAGTGTCGACCTCGCCGGCAAGGTCGGCCTCGTCGGCTACCGCGCCAAGCGGCATACGGCGGTTGTCGACGTCGACAAGCGGGCGGGCTACGACGTGCTCGACTTCTGGGAGCCGGTGGAGACACGGCACGGCGGATCACTGATCCTCGACCCGAACGAGTTCTACATCCTCGCCTCCAAGGAAGCGGTGCACGTGCCGCCGACCTACGCCGCCGAGATGGTGCCGTTCGATCCGCTGGTCGGCGAGTTCCGCGTCCACTACGCCGGCTTCTTCGATCCCGGCTTCGGCCATGCCGCCGCCGGGGGCCACGGCTCCAAGGCGGTACTTGAGGTCAGGAGCCGCGACGTGCCGTTCATCATCGAGGACGGCCAGATCGTCGGCCGCCTCGTTTACGAACGCCTGACGGAACGGCCCGGGGCGCTCTACGGCACCGATATCGGCTCGCACTACCAGGCGCAGGGCCTGAAGCTGTCGAAGCACTTCCACCTGCCGACGCACTGAGGGCCGGTCAGCCGATCGGCCATGCCGGCCGGCGCTGGAATCCCGCTTTCGCGGGATTGAGCGGGAGAGGAACGGCCGCCCGCGACCGTACGCGCCCGTGACGGCCTCGCGCGCGGCATCCGCTGCTCGTTGCCACACGCAACGGGCCGCGACCGGCTCCAAGCCTAGGCGCTGTGGGCGGTGATCAGGTCTTCGGACAGCGCGACGAAACGGCAGGCCGGGCCGCCGTGGCCCTCGCTCTGGATGTTCACGCGGGCGCCCTCGAGAATCAGGAAGATCCCGTCGGCGACGAGCTGAGGATCGCGCAGGCCTGCGGCCATGCACAGGTCGAGAACATGGGCGCGCAACGCGCGCTTGTGGTTTTCGATGACGCAACGGGCGGGATGCTCGGTCTCCGGGATCTGGACACCGGCATTGGCGATCGCGCAGCCGCGCGATCCCGGATCGGAAATCTCACCGGCCATGCGCTGGACCCAGGCGCGCAGCTGCGCGAGCGGATCGCCGGGATGGGCGGCGGCGATGCACGCCCAGACGGCCTCGTCTTCCTCGGCGAAGCGGCGCAGATATTCCGCTACCAGCTCGTCCTTGGACGAAAAGT
This Microbaculum marinisediminis DNA region includes the following protein-coding sequences:
- a CDS encoding TrkH family potassium uptake protein → MLDFRPIFLVIGVLLATLGCAMLLPALVDVLFASDDWVVFLASSMITVFIGIAMWVTCRGAKVRLGLREAFVLTTSVWVVAAAFAALPFTWSRLDMSYTDAFFEAMSGLTTTGSTVIVGLDNAPPGILFWRSFLQWLGGLGIVVMAVAVLPMLQIGGMQLFKAEAFDTPDKILPRAAQISGSLTALFVGLTGLCAISYGFAGMEISDAVMHAMTTVATGGFSSRDASIGAFASPAVEWVSVVFMIAGSLPFLLYVRAIQGRPLVMIRDEQVRAFFLILLLLSVLAWLSEDQETVHAGAIRFREAIFNVTSIMTGTGYASVDYGTWGPLAAGIFLSATFIGGCAGSTSCGIKVFRVVVLLKDIRQHARRIVYPSGVFVKRYNGRPLPDNVSAAVLSFVFLFLASFAVISVALSLMGLDSITAISGAATAISNVGPGLGPIIGPSGNFAPLPDGAKWLLAIAMLIGRLEVFTVLVLFIPAFWRR
- a CDS encoding TetR/AcrR family transcriptional regulator, which codes for MAEPRTDAATVAEPAKARPDTPPRERILAAARDLFYRQGIRAVGVEAIAEAAQTNKMTLYRHFSSKDELVAEYLRRFAEEDEAVWACIAAAHPGDPLAQLRAWVQRMAGEISDPGSRGCAIANAGVQIPETEHPARCVIENHKRALRAHVLDLCMAAGLRDPQLVADGIFLILEGARVNIQSEGHGGPACRFVALSEDLITAHSA
- the apaG gene encoding Co2+/Mg2+ efflux protein ApaG, producing the protein MYRATTRGIEVTVEPAFSEERSALEAGAYFWTYTIEIVNTGAETVQLVNRHWRIVDALGKTFEVQGPGVVGEQPVLDPGDSFRYTSGVPLATPSGMMSGTYEMRTMAGDRFLAEVPAFSLDSPGVIPTIN
- a CDS encoding efflux RND transporter permease subunit encodes the protein MAEREASAPIRFFVRHRNASNLLMAMMVLFGVIGIFQLNTQLFPSTDIPRISVSIAWPGASAEDVEKNILHAVEPELRYLDDIEKVTSYAREGAASITLEFSVGADMQKALSEVESAVSGVTTLPEDSETPSVRRTIWYEGVANISLSGPFSETALKAYAKEIRDGLLAAGIDKVDLVGFRKPEVWIDVPERELRRLGVTLSDIATRVSTATQDRPSGTLEGAVEKQLRSLGDGTSAEEIAAIETVSRETGEKVLLREIATVHDAFEQDQTAGYSGGNRAIELQVERSTTADTLETAAILETYLDEIRPTLPPTLKLEVYDVRASSLVDRINLLVKNGLSGLVLVVIILFVFLNARIAFWVAVGVPTAMMATLGFMWVTGQSINMMSLFALIMCLGIVVDDAIVVGEHTATRYAMGDDPVLAAERGTGQMMWPVIASVLTTQVAFFPLTMIRDVVGQIMGALPLVVIAVLVASLVECLLILPGHLRHSLTSMRAEPGRFRRAFDAGFARLRDGPFRRLVALSFRWRYTTVALSLASLILAAGLIAGGRVGFQFFPTAEPENITARLTFAAGTPEDQVIAGVEQVEAALRKAELTLAPEDETLVVATFATVGRSGFSRGMNFAEVDAQLTVSEKRTVRTSDITTAWRQAMPSIPGLETATISGRRGGPPGRDIDIRLTGAPTEVLKQAALEIREVVGGFPGVSAVDDDLPYGKPEIVMTLTPRGAALGFTAESVGQQVRNAFEGAIARRVPAGDEEVTIRVRRVQAVPGLAALGNLSLRAPSGEFVPLSEIVNLTEKQGYAIIQRIDGATAVSVTADVDQDVTTNVELVSALDAGPLAAVTSRYGISYQFSGREEERARSFEDLRFGAVISLGAIYLILAWVFASYGRPLAVMIIIPFGLTGAVIGHMVMGVPLTILSMMGLLGLSGILVNDSIILVSRLDERLSTGEPLPDAAVSASCDRLRAVLLTSLTTIGGLMPLLFETSLQAQFLIPMAVTLVFGLAVATCFVLFLVPAIIGIGDDIARAGGAYMRLGRRPTATPAE
- a CDS encoding O-succinylhomoserine sulfhydrylase, with product MNERFDPLTASEDTLGLDTLLVHGGTVRSGFGETSEAVFLNSGFVYDSAEAAEARFKGEVDGFVYSRYANPTVAMFEKRMALIEGADAARATASGMAAVTAALLCQLKAGDHVVASRALFGSCLYVVEDLLPRYGVSCTLVDGTDLDQWAMAVRPETKVFFLETPTNPTLDVLDIAAIAAIAHDAGARLVVDNVFATPLGQRPLKLGADVVVYSATKHIDGQGRCLGGVILSSEDFIANELKDFYRHTGPSLSPFNAWVMLKGLETLALRVERHCASAVRIAAFLADQPGIRKVIHPGRPDHPQVDVAIRQMANGGPMVAFEVEDGKAGAFRFANALNIVKISNNLGDARSLVTHPATTTHQRLTPEARAALGIGDGMLRLSVGLEHPRDLENDLARAAAAV
- a CDS encoding 2'-deoxycytidine 5'-triphosphate deaminase — protein: MGETGENTNTAASDRAPGILPAEAIRRLVDNRQVIPGGDLAADQIQPASLDLRLGRTAYRVRASFLPGPNRTVRDRLDLLGLHKIDLTQGAVLETGCVYIVPLLEEVRLPAHLAADANPKSSTGRLDIFTRVITDNARAFDKVESGYHGPLYLEISPRTFPILVRTGSRLAQIRFRRGHALLSDHETLELHEAERLVDSDTPDITGGIAVSVDLAGKVGLVGYRAKRHTAVVDVDKRAGYDVLDFWEPVETRHGGSLILDPNEFYILASKEAVHVPPTYAAEMVPFDPLVGEFRVHYAGFFDPGFGHAAAGGHGSKAVLEVRSRDVPFIIEDGQIVGRLVYERLTERPGALYGTDIGSHYQAQGLKLSKHFHLPTH